In Chryseobacterium shigense, the following proteins share a genomic window:
- a CDS encoding AAA family ATPase: MKKFDPISLIEDSISSIKDYIDQELLTENNSIDISLLKELKTENTELLNLCKELNNDEVFIQKVNDKIDRNKINALYKTERIFLSEILSIYGRNKSEDQDKSKFILAYYYDALRNDHFADENHLSKLNQLIKTQEFSGIIDKIQQENKLVLLVPDDRNLILSILTELKHPKLQAMQTNFENYKKFSGISEPEKIEVYVESPENKEKTEKEAEQNNINVSFPPKDDTLEKALQELHNLVGLEKVKKDINELINLLEIQKKRNSEGMKNVEIALHTVFLGPPGTGKTSVARLLSRIFMHLGYLSEGQLYETDREGLIAGYVGQTAIKTDKAVEESKGGVLFIDEAYALTQNQWGNDFGAEAVNTIIKRMEDYRDDLAVVVAGYTEPMKMFIDSNPGLRSRFNRYFYFEHFTSEQLLQIFEKFCSQFDFSISDESKNKLKEIFSSMDNLKTESFGNARAVRNIFEKSIQNQANRLIYWTAPKGEYLKTLHVEDIPNLEEVLESLGDQEKEEE; encoded by the coding sequence TTGAAAAAATTTGATCCGATTTCTCTTATTGAAGACTCTATTTCTTCCATAAAAGATTATATAGACCAGGAATTATTGACCGAAAATAATTCTATCGACATTTCATTGTTAAAAGAACTGAAAACTGAAAACACTGAGCTTTTAAACTTATGTAAAGAGTTGAATAATGATGAGGTTTTTATTCAGAAAGTCAATGATAAAATTGATCGGAATAAGATCAATGCATTATACAAAACAGAAAGAATATTTCTTTCAGAGATTCTTTCCATATATGGAAGGAACAAAAGCGAAGATCAGGATAAATCTAAATTTATACTTGCTTATTATTATGATGCATTAAGAAATGATCATTTTGCAGATGAAAATCATTTGAGCAAACTCAATCAGCTTATAAAAACACAGGAGTTTTCCGGAATTATTGACAAAATACAACAGGAAAACAAACTTGTATTACTCGTTCCTGATGACAGAAATCTAATTCTTTCCATATTAACAGAACTGAAGCATCCAAAACTTCAGGCAATGCAAACAAACTTTGAGAATTACAAAAAATTCTCAGGGATTTCAGAGCCCGAAAAGATAGAAGTATATGTAGAAAGCCCTGAAAATAAAGAGAAAACTGAAAAAGAAGCCGAACAAAATAATATCAATGTTTCCTTTCCTCCAAAAGATGATACCCTTGAAAAAGCCTTACAGGAACTTCACAATCTCGTAGGTCTGGAAAAAGTAAAAAAAGACATTAACGAATTAATCAACCTTCTTGAAATTCAGAAAAAGAGAAATTCAGAAGGGATGAAAAATGTTGAAATTGCTTTACATACTGTATTTTTAGGACCTCCGGGAACTGGTAAGACCTCAGTGGCGAGACTTTTAAGCAGAATTTTCATGCATCTTGGTTATTTATCCGAAGGACAATTGTATGAAACTGACAGAGAAGGACTTATTGCAGGATATGTAGGACAAACCGCTATAAAAACAGATAAAGCCGTAGAAGAAAGCAAAGGCGGAGTTCTTTTCATAGATGAAGCCTATGCTCTTACACAAAACCAATGGGGAAATGATTTCGGTGCGGAAGCAGTGAATACCATTATAAAAAGGATGGAAGACTACAGGGACGATTTGGCAGTCGTTGTAGCAGGTTACACAGAACCTATGAAAATGTTTATCGATTCCAATCCGGGACTGCGTTCACGTTTTAACAGATATTTTTATTTTGAACATTTTACAAGCGAGCAGCTATTGCAGATTTTTGAGAAATTTTGCAGCCAATTTGATTTCAGTATTTCTGATGAATCCAAAAACAAACTGAAGGAAATTTTCTCTTCAATGGATAACTTGAAAACCGAAAGTTTTGGTAATGCAAGAGCAGTAAGAAATATATTTGAAAAATCTATTCAGAACCAGGCAAACAGACTTATTTACTGGACAGCTCCCAAAGGGGAGTATTTAAAAACACTGCATGTGGAAGATATTCCAAATTTAGAAGAAGTTTTGGAGAGTCTGGGAGATCAGGAAAAAGAAGAAGAATAA
- a CDS encoding branched-chain amino acid ABC transporter substrate-binding protein has product MGWDLLDFLGNLLNVLDLFTVSSSSSESISYDDKPTVKKKTKYFTEKASAGFMLVAAVLSFFVFKAPLPEKDYFQTLIVISIIGIAVSAILFFILHILELYYFKNLFKLLLFSISVILFFISLAAFIYFRSGLFL; this is encoded by the coding sequence ATGGGCTGGGATCTTCTTGATTTTTTGGGAAATCTTTTAAATGTTCTGGATTTATTTACAGTGAGTTCATCATCTTCTGAAAGCATCAGTTATGATGATAAACCCACTGTAAAGAAGAAGACAAAATACTTTACAGAAAAAGCTAGTGCAGGTTTTATGCTTGTAGCTGCGGTTTTATCCTTTTTTGTCTTTAAAGCCCCACTTCCTGAAAAAGATTATTTTCAAACCTTAATTGTAATTTCCATAATAGGAATTGCGGTTTCAGCAATCTTATTCTTTATATTGCATATCCTGGAATTGTACTATTTTAAAAATCTTTTTAAACTTTTGCTTTTCAGTATTTCTGTAATCCTGTTTTTTATTTCACTGGCGGCATTCATTTATTTTAGATCGGGTTTATTTTTATAA
- a CDS encoding helix-turn-helix domain-containing protein, whose translation MDFQIQYITPDIKLSTYDDKLFKTETVFEFHMLVWFISGETKIIQADKTYLFKAGDIFLIPRNHLATIINYPKDGLPHKAVVMHLTTERLKQFYAQIALGHKIISRESKIYSYQNHPLLKSCLASLIPYFEVEGVFPENIASLKITEAISILREIDKDIDAVLTDFEEPGKIDLAGFMEKNYMFNMSLERFGYLTGRSLSTFNRDFRKIFQTTPQRWLTQKRLELAYYHLKEKHKRPSDVFLEVGFEDLSHFSYAFKKQYGHVPSVLV comes from the coding sequence ATGGATTTCCAGATACAGTATATTACCCCGGATATCAAGCTTTCTACCTATGATGACAAGCTTTTCAAAACAGAAACCGTTTTTGAGTTCCATATGCTGGTCTGGTTTATCTCGGGAGAGACCAAAATTATCCAGGCTGATAAAACATACCTCTTCAAAGCCGGAGATATTTTCCTGATTCCGAGAAATCATCTGGCCACAATCATCAATTATCCTAAAGACGGACTTCCTCATAAAGCTGTCGTGATGCACCTTACAACAGAACGGCTGAAACAGTTCTATGCTCAAATTGCATTGGGACATAAAATAATAAGCCGTGAGTCTAAAATCTACAGCTATCAAAACCATCCATTATTAAAGAGCTGTCTTGCATCCCTGATTCCTTATTTTGAAGTGGAAGGAGTTTTCCCGGAAAATATTGCTTCATTAAAAATAACTGAAGCGATAAGCATCCTCAGGGAAATCGACAAAGATATTGATGCTGTCCTCACAGATTTTGAAGAACCAGGAAAGATTGATCTGGCCGGATTTATGGAGAAGAATTATATGTTCAATATGTCTCTGGAAAGGTTTGGTTATCTTACGGGAAGAAGTCTGTCTACTTTTAACAGGGATTTCAGGAAAATTTTTCAGACAACGCCACAACGGTGGCTTACGCAAAAACGTCTTGAACTGGCCTATTATCATTTGAAGGAAAAGCATAAAAGACCTTCGGATGTATTTTTAGAAGTTGGTTTTGAAGATCTTTCCCATTTCTCCTATGCTTTTAAAAAACAGTATGGGCATGTACCTTCTGTTTTGGTATAA